A single genomic interval of Betaproteobacteria bacterium harbors:
- the mgtE gene encoding magnesium transporter: MPEVEEKRPRLQENLQQVIELLRGHEAADELARESDEGPVAAAAARAAGESLAELQATLEEMHPADVAHILEALPLDQRLIAWDLVRQDRDGEILLEVSDAVRESLIAHMETDELIAATGQLDADEIADLAPDLPPEVMDDVLRSLSVEEREQLRAALSYPEESVGALMDFDMIGVRDDVTVEVVLRYLRRHEELPDHTDQLFIVDRAERLKGFLPVNRLLVSAPDTLVGDIMSTEDMVTLRPEQDAREAALAFERYDLVSAAVVDRAGKLLARVTVDAVVDFIRSRSESEMLSAGGLREDEDLFAPVWASLRNRWTWLAVNLVTAFVASRVIGVFEGSIEKLVALAALMPIIAGIGGNSGNQTITMIVRGLALGQVTSDNARALLVKEFLVALVNGLIWGAVVGLFAFVIYHNWQLGLVMMGAMLLNMMLAAVMGFAIPMTMHKLGRDPAIGSSVMITAITDSSGFFIFLGLATVFLV, from the coding sequence ATGCCCGAAGTCGAGGAAAAGCGCCCGCGCCTGCAGGAGAACCTGCAGCAGGTCATCGAGCTTCTGCGCGGTCACGAGGCTGCGGACGAGCTCGCTCGCGAGTCCGACGAAGGGCCGGTGGCGGCCGCTGCCGCGCGTGCGGCGGGGGAGAGTCTTGCCGAGTTGCAGGCGACGCTGGAGGAGATGCACCCGGCGGATGTCGCCCACATCCTCGAAGCGCTGCCGCTCGATCAGCGCCTGATCGCCTGGGACCTGGTCCGTCAGGATCGCGACGGCGAGATCCTGCTGGAAGTCTCCGACGCCGTGCGCGAGTCGCTGATCGCGCACATGGAGACCGACGAGCTGATCGCCGCGACCGGACAGCTCGATGCCGACGAGATCGCCGACCTCGCACCGGATCTTCCGCCGGAGGTCATGGACGATGTGCTCCGGTCCCTGTCGGTGGAGGAGCGCGAGCAGCTGCGCGCGGCGCTGTCCTACCCCGAGGAGTCGGTCGGCGCGCTCATGGACTTCGACATGATCGGCGTGCGCGACGACGTGACGGTCGAAGTCGTCCTGCGCTACCTGCGCCGGCACGAGGAGCTCCCGGACCACACCGACCAGCTGTTCATCGTCGATCGGGCCGAGCGCCTTAAAGGTTTCCTGCCGGTGAATCGACTATTGGTGAGCGCTCCGGACACCCTTGTCGGCGACATCATGTCGACCGAGGACATGGTGACGCTGCGCCCGGAGCAGGATGCGCGGGAAGCCGCGCTCGCCTTCGAGCGTTACGACCTCGTCTCCGCCGCGGTGGTCGACCGCGCGGGCAAGCTGCTGGCGCGCGTGACGGTCGATGCGGTGGTCGATTTCATCCGCAGCCGCAGCGAAAGCGAGATGCTGTCGGCGGGCGGCTTGCGCGAGGACGAGGATCTGTTCGCCCCGGTGTGGGCGAGCCTGCGCAACCGCTGGACGTGGCTCGCCGTGAACCTCGTGACAGCCTTCGTCGCTTCGCGCGTGATCGGTGTGTTCGAAGGCTCGATCGAAAAGCTGGTGGCCCTGGCGGCGCTGATGCCGATCATCGCCGGCATCGGCGGCAATTCGGGCAACCAGACGATCACGATGATCGTGCGCGGATTGGCGCTGGGCCAGGTGACCAGCGACAACGCCCGGGCGCTGCTGGTGAAGGAGTTCCTGGTCGCGCTGGTGAACGGTTTGATCTGGGGTGCCGTGGTGGGCTTGTTCGCCTTCGTGATCTACCATAACTGGCAGCTCGGTCTGGTGATGATGGGTGCGATGCTGCTCAACATGATGCTTGCCGCCGTCATGGGATTTGCCATCCCGATGACCATGCACAAGCTGGGACGCGATCCGGCGATCGGGTCGAGCGTGATGATCACCGCGATCACGGACAGCAGCGGATTTTTCATCTTTCTGGGATTGGCGACCGTGTTCCTGGTGTAG
- a CDS encoding tetratricopeptide repeat protein: MSTVLFRQLRQAEKCLHTGDAAAAAALCEQVLRKAPRNPEALYLLGTAQLSQHRAAEAIATLERALSVDPESGAALETLGLAHLLLGRYAEAEAVLAKAARLAGAPATVFMRLGIAMLEQSRPGDALAPLRRAVAIAPQDADARVNLGRALADTGERAAARECFQAAMQLAPASAEAEFNLGVLALRDEDWTAARRWFEQALAKSPRFVDAMVNLGIVLQKQFALDEAAERLARAIALDPAHANAMSELAHTLALQGLSERARAHYLAALRIAPDLVAAHEGLASVCLAMGRLDEAIEHLQAVLQVEPGNANAHCALAGSLFERGDLDQAQAAARRAIELNGDIAEAYTTAANVALVRSRLDESIGVLERGYARTRNSDLLGMLTYLLRHACDWGRWTAAWDETKAAIDRGELAGRPFWLLCEPLEAQEQFDYVTRWAAARFGPITRRTSAAPAPPRRDRLRIGYLSSDLQEHATAYLIAEVLEQHERQRFEIFAYSYGPADASPMRRRLQGACEHFIDIAREPDDVAAQRLRDDALDILVDLKGYTVGDRLTILARRPCRVQLTWLGYPGTTGASFIDGVIADAFVIPPESERGYSERVLRLPYCYQPNDRKRAVEEPRSRRDYGLPDAGFVFCCFNQTYKITPEVFAVWMRLLRAVPGGVLWLLESYPQAKRNLSELAQASGVEVERLVFAPKLPNAEHLARYRVAELALDTFPYTSHTTLSDALWCGCPAVGLCGETFASRVSGSLLTSAGLADLITRDLAGYERLARRFATEAAFAESVRSRVAQAQDASALFDSTGFTRALEALYSNLANERP; encoded by the coding sequence ATGTCCACTGTATTGTTTCGCCAGCTGCGGCAAGCCGAAAAGTGCTTGCACACCGGGGACGCGGCCGCTGCGGCTGCGTTGTGCGAGCAGGTTCTGCGCAAGGCGCCGCGCAATCCGGAGGCGCTGTACCTGCTCGGTACCGCGCAGCTTTCGCAGCATCGCGCCGCCGAGGCGATTGCAACGCTAGAGCGCGCACTGTCGGTCGATCCAGAAAGCGGCGCCGCGCTGGAGACGCTCGGCCTCGCGCATCTGCTCCTCGGCCGGTATGCCGAGGCGGAAGCGGTACTGGCGAAAGCGGCTCGATTGGCGGGAGCGCCTGCGACGGTGTTCATGCGCCTCGGTATCGCCATGCTCGAGCAGAGTCGGCCCGGCGATGCCTTGGCCCCGTTGCGCCGCGCGGTCGCGATCGCGCCGCAGGACGCCGATGCGCGAGTGAACCTGGGTCGCGCGCTGGCCGATACGGGCGAGCGCGCGGCCGCCCGCGAATGCTTCCAGGCCGCCATGCAGCTTGCCCCGGCGAGCGCTGAAGCGGAGTTCAATCTCGGCGTCCTCGCCTTGCGAGACGAGGACTGGACGGCGGCTCGGCGATGGTTCGAGCAGGCGCTCGCCAAGTCGCCTCGATTCGTCGACGCGATGGTGAATCTGGGTATCGTTCTGCAGAAGCAATTCGCTTTGGACGAGGCGGCCGAGCGCCTGGCGCGAGCGATCGCACTGGACCCGGCTCACGCCAACGCGATGAGCGAGCTCGCGCATACCCTCGCGTTGCAAGGCCTGAGCGAGAGAGCGCGAGCGCATTACCTCGCGGCATTGAGGATCGCGCCGGACCTGGTTGCCGCCCACGAGGGCCTGGCGTCGGTCTGTCTCGCCATGGGCCGCCTGGACGAAGCGATCGAGCACCTGCAGGCCGTGTTGCAAGTCGAGCCCGGCAATGCGAACGCACATTGCGCGCTGGCCGGCAGCCTGTTCGAGCGCGGCGATCTCGACCAAGCGCAGGCCGCTGCCCGGCGTGCGATCGAGCTGAACGGCGACATCGCCGAGGCGTACACCACGGCTGCGAACGTGGCGCTCGTGCGCAGTCGCCTGGACGAGTCGATCGGCGTGCTCGAGCGCGGTTATGCGCGCACCCGGAATAGCGATCTGTTGGGCATGCTGACTTACCTCTTGCGGCATGCGTGCGACTGGGGCCGATGGACGGCGGCGTGGGACGAAACCAAGGCGGCCATCGACCGTGGCGAGCTCGCGGGCCGGCCGTTCTGGCTTTTGTGCGAGCCGCTAGAGGCGCAGGAGCAATTCGACTACGTCACGCGCTGGGCGGCAGCGCGCTTCGGGCCGATCACGCGTCGCACTTCGGCAGCACCCGCCCCGCCACGCCGCGATCGTCTGCGCATCGGCTATCTCTCCTCGGATTTGCAGGAGCACGCCACCGCCTACCTGATCGCGGAAGTGCTCGAGCAGCACGAACGGCAGCGCTTCGAGATATTCGCCTACTCGTACGGGCCCGCCGACGCGAGCCCGATGCGAAGGCGGCTGCAGGGCGCGTGCGAGCATTTCATCGACATCGCGCGCGAGCCCGACGACGTGGCGGCGCAGCGCCTGCGCGACGATGCGCTCGACATCCTGGTCGATCTCAAGGGCTACACCGTGGGCGATCGCCTCACGATCCTGGCGCGCCGGCCGTGCAGGGTGCAACTCACCTGGTTGGGATACCCCGGCACGACCGGCGCGTCGTTCATCGATGGCGTGATCGCCGATGCTTTCGTCATACCGCCAGAGAGCGAGCGCGGCTACTCGGAGCGCGTCCTGCGTCTGCCATATTGCTATCAGCCGAACGATCGCAAGCGCGCGGTCGAGGAACCGCGATCGCGGCGCGACTATGGGTTGCCGGATGCCGGATTCGTCTTCTGCTGCTTCAATCAGACCTACAAGATCACGCCCGAAGTGTTCGCGGTCTGGATGCGGCTGCTTCGCGCCGTTCCCGGGGGCGTGCTGTGGCTGCTCGAAAGCTACCCGCAGGCAAAGCGCAATCTATCCGAGCTCGCGCAGGCCAGCGGCGTCGAAGTCGAACGCCTGGTATTCGCGCCGAAGCTGCCGAATGCCGAGCATCTGGCGCGTTACCGCGTTGCCGAGCTCGCTCTCGATACCTTTCCCTATACATCGCACACCACCTTGAGCGACGCGTTGTGGTGCGGCTGCCCTGCCGTGGGCTTGTGCGGCGAGACCTTTGCCTCGCGCGTATCCGGCAGCCTGCTTACGAGCGCCGGGTTGGCGGACCTGATCACACGCGATCTCGCCGGGTACGAGCGCCTCGCCAGGCGCTTTGCCACCGAGGCCGCGTTTGCCGAATCGGTCCGTAGCCGGGTAGCGCAGGCGCAAGATGCATCGGCGCTATTCGACTCCACCGGCTTCACCCGGGCTTTGGAGGCGCTTTACTCGAATCTGGCGAACGAACGCCCGTAG